A genome region from Bradyrhizobium sp. WSM1417 includes the following:
- the fabA gene encoding bifunctional 3-hydroxydecanoyl-ACP dehydratase/trans-2-decenoyl-ACP isomerase has protein sequence MLNRRNGYEYEDLLACARGEMFGPGNAQLPLPPMLMFDRITDISETGGEFGKGVVRAELDVKPDLWFFGCHFKNDPVMPGCLGLDALWQMVGFYLGWSGGEGRGRALGLNELKFSGQVLPEARKVVYNIDIKRVMRSKLVLGIADGWLSVDDQIIYRAKDLKVGLFKQGTSLG, from the coding sequence TGTGCCCGCGGCGAGATGTTCGGCCCTGGCAATGCGCAATTGCCGCTGCCACCGATGCTTATGTTCGACCGCATTACGGACATCAGCGAGACCGGCGGTGAATTCGGCAAGGGGGTGGTGCGCGCCGAGCTCGACGTGAAGCCCGACCTCTGGTTTTTCGGCTGCCACTTCAAGAACGATCCGGTGATGCCCGGCTGCCTCGGGCTCGATGCGCTGTGGCAAATGGTCGGCTTTTATCTGGGCTGGAGTGGCGGTGAAGGTCGTGGTCGTGCGCTTGGCCTGAACGAGCTGAAGTTCAGCGGTCAGGTGCTGCCGGAGGCCCGCAAGGTTGTGTACAACATCGATATCAAGCGCGTGATGCGTTCAAAGCTGGTGCTCGGTATCGCCGACGGATGGCTTTCGGTCGATGACCAGATTATCTATCGCGCGAAGGATTTGAAGGTCGGCCTGTTCAAGCAGGGCACGAGCCTGGGCTGA